The following are encoded in a window of bacterium genomic DNA:
- a CDS encoding ABC transporter ATP-binding protein — protein MLQVAGLMVFYENMLAINNLDLRVPNERIVGVFGSNSAGKSTLMYTISGVILDMKKKEEMAGGERITVAGQILYQKDPITHLPPAKRAHMGIVLCPERRRIFPESSVQENLKIGGFLAARAQARETMEFVFTLFPKLKEIRRRPGGFLSGGEQQMLAIGRALMAQPRLLLLDEPLMGLSPLIQSMLMESVGEIRRERRITILITEQYARPVLPIVDEGYVLEHGSVVLGGTRQELMDNPDVTSAYFGL, from the coding sequence ATGCTCCAGGTAGCGGGCCTGATGGTCTTTTACGAAAACATGCTGGCCATTAACAATCTGGATCTGCGAGTGCCAAATGAACGCATAGTGGGGGTTTTCGGATCCAACAGCGCCGGCAAATCAACCCTCATGTACACCATCTCAGGTGTCATCCTGGATATGAAAAAGAAGGAGGAGATGGCAGGAGGAGAGAGAATAACCGTGGCAGGCCAGATCCTCTATCAAAAAGATCCCATAACGCATCTTCCTCCGGCCAAGCGGGCACACATGGGTATAGTGCTTTGCCCCGAGAGAAGGAGGATCTTCCCAGAGAGCAGCGTGCAGGAAAATCTGAAGATAGGAGGGTTCCTGGCAGCAAGAGCCCAGGCCAGGGAGACCATGGAGTTTGTTTTTACTCTTTTTCCCAAATTGAAGGAGATCCGTCGAAGGCCTGGGGGCTTCTTGAGCGGGGGTGAGCAGCAGATGTTGGCCATTGGCAGAGCCCTCATGGCCCAACCCAGGTTATTGCTCTTGGATGAGCCTCTCATGGGGTTGAGTCCCCTCATCCAGTCCATGCTGATGGAGTCTGTGGGGGAGATCCGAAGGGAGAGAAGGATCACCATACTGATAACAGAACAGTATGCCAGGCCTGTATTGCCTATAGTGGACGAGGGGTATGTCTTGGAACACGGCTCTGTGGTATTAGGGGGCACCAGGCAGGAGCTGATGGATAATCCTGATGTCACCTCGGCTTACTTCGGTCTGTGA
- a CDS encoding AMP-binding protein produces MNAKDQSPKTLENTYLFSGFEATAGQQPDKTALVYLGAKISYGRLIQWVYSLSNALFSLGVGFQDRVMLYTPNCPAWVISYLALQRLGAVPVPVSPIYTTHEIGYMVQDAQVGTVICTDTNFGYVRELLVAGQLQRVIVTNLGDLLPFWKKAVGAFFDKIPKGKIQVGEKVYRFVSLLRKHPPKPPRVEINPREHLAYLLYTGGTTGFPKGVPGNHIGMQSYILDLMEDVLGGHLHRGEDVFVCVAPLYHIMAQGFFLAVGLNSANTTVLMPMAQVDAVLKAIERHRARWFLGVPTLYRMILENDRLDRYDLSSLKYCFCGGDVLPREVALRWQERFGIHLYQVYGSTEAGHVSYSRLGDPPKPMSLGYPLKSRSCKVVDPDTLEPVAFGDTGELLVTSPFTLKQYWNKPEETARAFVSLGQDVYYRMGDYVTQARDGELFFVERSADVIKCKGFRISASEVEAVLQDHPTVIAACVVGVPDPKLGERIKAMVVLKEDARGVGAADLIQWCRKHLASYKVPHYIEFRDMLPKSKVGKLLRRELREEERRKLGQAKTS; encoded by the coding sequence ATGAACGCAAAGGACCAATCACCAAAGACCCTGGAAAACACGTATCTGTTTTCTGGCTTTGAGGCAACAGCAGGACAGCAGCCGGATAAGACAGCCCTGGTTTACCTTGGGGCCAAGATAAGTTACGGCCGCCTGATCCAATGGGTGTACAGCCTCTCCAATGCTCTTTTTTCTTTAGGGGTAGGCTTCCAGGACAGGGTCATGCTTTACACTCCCAATTGTCCGGCATGGGTCATCTCCTATCTGGCCCTTCAGCGCCTGGGAGCAGTGCCTGTACCTGTGTCTCCCATCTATACTACCCACGAGATCGGATACATGGTTCAGGATGCACAGGTTGGAACCGTCATCTGCACGGACACCAACTTTGGATACGTAAGGGAGCTATTGGTGGCAGGGCAGCTCCAGCGCGTCATCGTGACCAATCTAGGGGATCTGCTGCCCTTTTGGAAGAAGGCCGTGGGGGCATTCTTTGACAAGATACCCAAGGGAAAGATCCAGGTGGGAGAAAAGGTATACAGGTTTGTGAGCCTTCTCAGAAAACACCCTCCCAAGCCCCCTAGGGTGGAAATCAATCCAAGGGAGCACTTGGCATACTTACTCTACACTGGGGGCACCACAGGATTCCCCAAAGGAGTGCCAGGGAATCACATAGGCATGCAGTCATACATCCTGGACCTCATGGAAGATGTACTGGGGGGTCATCTGCACAGAGGCGAAGATGTGTTCGTGTGCGTGGCTCCCCTGTATCACATAATGGCCCAGGGGTTCTTCCTGGCAGTAGGGCTCAACTCGGCCAATACCACGGTCTTGATGCCCATGGCGCAGGTGGACGCTGTGTTGAAGGCCATAGAAAGGCACCGCGCCAGGTGGTTCCTGGGGGTCCCCACACTCTACCGCATGATTCTGGAGAATGACCGTTTGGACCGCTATGATCTAAGCTCCCTCAAGTACTGTTTCTGCGGGGGGGATGTACTGCCCAGAGAAGTGGCCTTGCGGTGGCAAGAACGCTTCGGCATTCACCTCTACCAGGTCTACGGTTCCACGGAGGCCGGGCATGTATCTTACAGTCGTCTGGGAGATCCACCTAAGCCCATGTCATTGGGCTATCCTTTGAAATCAAGAAGTTGTAAAGTTGTGGATCCGGACACACTGGAACCTGTTGCTTTTGGCGACACAGGGGAGCTACTGGTCACTTCGCCCTTCACCCTTAAGCAGTATTGGAACAAACCAGAGGAGACTGCCAGGGCCTTCGTATCCCTGGGGCAGGATGTTTATTATCGCATGGGCGACTATGTTACTCAGGCTCGAGACGGTGAGCTTTTCTTTGTGGAACGCTCAGCAGATGTGATCAAGTGCAAGGGCTTCAGGATCTCGGCCTCAGAGGTGGAAGCTGTCCTGCAGGACCATCCCACGGTCATAGCGGCCTGTGTGGTGGGGGTCCCGGATCCCAAACTGGGGGAACGGATCAAGGCCATGGTGGTGCTTAAAGAGGATGCCAGGGGGGTTGGGGCAGCGGATCTCATCCAGTGGTGCCGCAAGCACTTGGCCTCTTACAAGGTGCCTCATTACATAGAATTCAGGGACATGCTCCCCAAGTCCAAGGTGGGAAAGCTCTTGAGAAGGGAGCTTAGAGAAGAGGAAAGAAGAAAGCTCGGCCAGGCCAAGACCTCTTGA
- a CDS encoding RNB domain-containing ribonuclease, translating into MVLPGQVIEFIESGRVVSGVCLDYKKNRLRALIETQKEVQIAETRLVHLEETRLETNQTREMLAAALRDISTRRQELSQKVDVKGLWEVLQGEAEEFSARELAELAFGHAVGHDHVSAVIRAMLADRLYFRFRPEGFRPNPPETVEKILVQRERERHRERVLQEGSRWIRSLWEGQGSEAPVFQEEIVELLKEYAIFGTGAPRQDKAEELLRRAGMNHPLAAFNVLVRLGVWDRDENILKHRLGIKKAFPPEVEEEARLVVNVAQDEPWREDLTVLEVFTVDSPHAQDLDDGLSVESMPHGRLRIGIHITDVASRVALHSLLDQEALRRGTSIYLPEERIPMFPACISEEFCSLKQGQKRPAVSLLMEVNREGEILAHRFALSWLRVAKRLSYEDVDSLLEKGDQIMASLYQVAMAWRNQRVQSGALLLPLPEVNVRVKDSGEIILERRDRESPAQILVSEMMIKANWIAASYMKEAGVPCLYRVQPEPRERLLDGTQQGDLLRNYRQRKLLNRAFTQLEPGLHSGLGLFPYTTVTSPVRRYADLVVQRQLAATLLGDSPPFSHKDLESIVSQCEEAAGQAAQMEQVRQRYWLLRYLELRRGEETPGVILGVFNKKVQILLTDYMVEASVPARAAAWAVEGQDVQVRILRARPLEDELRVELC; encoded by the coding sequence ATGGTGCTGCCTGGCCAAGTTATTGAGTTCATTGAATCAGGCCGAGTGGTCAGTGGAGTTTGTCTGGATTACAAGAAAAACCGCCTCAGGGCCCTGATTGAGACCCAAAAAGAAGTCCAAATTGCTGAGACGCGCCTGGTGCACCTGGAAGAAACGCGTCTGGAAACAAATCAAACCAGGGAGATGTTGGCTGCAGCCCTGAGGGACATCTCCACTCGCAGACAGGAGCTGAGTCAAAAAGTGGACGTAAAAGGATTGTGGGAGGTCTTGCAGGGCGAGGCAGAGGAGTTTTCTGCTCGGGAACTGGCTGAGTTGGCCTTTGGCCATGCTGTAGGCCATGACCATGTGTCGGCTGTGATCCGGGCCATGCTGGCTGACAGGCTATATTTCAGGTTCAGGCCTGAAGGGTTCAGACCCAATCCGCCCGAAACCGTGGAAAAGATATTGGTCCAAAGGGAGAGGGAGCGGCACAGGGAAAGAGTTCTTCAGGAGGGCAGCCGGTGGATAAGGTCCCTATGGGAAGGGCAAGGCTCAGAGGCTCCTGTTTTTCAAGAGGAAATTGTGGAGCTCTTGAAGGAATACGCCATCTTTGGCACTGGAGCTCCTCGGCAGGACAAAGCCGAGGAGCTGCTTCGTCGTGCCGGGATGAATCACCCGCTGGCAGCCTTCAACGTGCTGGTGCGTCTGGGCGTTTGGGACAGGGACGAGAATATCCTGAAGCATCGCTTGGGCATAAAAAAAGCATTTCCCCCTGAGGTGGAGGAAGAAGCCAGGCTTGTGGTAAATGTGGCGCAGGATGAGCCCTGGAGAGAGGACCTGACGGTTTTGGAGGTTTTCACCGTGGACAGCCCCCACGCCCAGGATTTAGACGATGGCTTGAGCGTGGAATCCATGCCCCATGGAAGGCTCCGGATAGGCATTCACATAACAGATGTGGCAAGCCGGGTGGCACTGCATTCCCTGCTGGACCAGGAAGCTCTTCGAAGAGGCACGTCCATATATCTTCCCGAGGAGCGTATCCCCATGTTCCCGGCTTGCATTTCAGAGGAATTTTGCAGCCTCAAGCAAGGGCAGAAGAGGCCTGCTGTGAGCCTCTTGATGGAGGTAAACCGAGAAGGAGAGATCCTGGCACACCGCTTTGCCCTATCCTGGTTGAGGGTGGCCAAAAGGCTTTCCTACGAGGATGTGGACAGTCTTCTGGAAAAAGGGGACCAGATCATGGCAAGTCTTTACCAAGTTGCCATGGCATGGAGGAACCAAAGGGTCCAAAGCGGTGCATTATTGTTGCCTCTACCAGAGGTGAATGTAAGGGTCAAGGATTCAGGAGAAATAATCCTGGAAAGGAGGGACAGGGAGAGCCCGGCCCAGATCCTGGTCAGTGAGATGATGATCAAAGCCAATTGGATAGCGGCCAGCTATATGAAAGAGGCAGGGGTGCCCTGCCTGTACAGGGTCCAGCCAGAGCCTCGGGAGCGGCTCTTGGATGGGACTCAGCAGGGGGATCTCCTGCGCAACTACAGGCAGAGAAAGCTCTTGAACAGGGCCTTCACACAACTGGAGCCGGGCCTTCACAGCGGCCTGGGGCTTTTTCCATACACCACTGTCACTTCCCCTGTGAGGCGTTACGCTGATCTGGTGGTCCAGAGGCAGCTTGCTGCCACTTTGCTAGGGGACTCTCCACCCTTTTCCCATAAGGACTTGGAAAGCATAGTGTCTCAGTGCGAGGAAGCAGCGGGCCAGGCCGCTCAGATGGAACAGGTAAGACAGCGCTATTGGTTGCTGCGTTACCTGGAACTTCGAAGGGGAGAAGAAACTCCTGGGGTGATCTTAGGGGTCTTTAACAAGAAGGTTCAGATACTCTTGACAGATTACATGGTGGAAGCCTCGGTTCCGGCCAGGGCAGCAGCATGGGCGGTAGAAGGGCAGGATGTACAGGTGAGAATTCTAAGAGCCCGTCCCCTGGAAGACGAACTGAGGGTTGAGCTCTGTTAG
- a CDS encoding TMEM165/GDT1 family protein — protein sequence MDWKVFLVTFGTVFLAEMGDKTQLAALSMTAETGSPLAVAAGACLALVVATLMGVALGGVLSHFIAPHVLKKAAAVAFILIGLIMLWGRW from the coding sequence TTGGACTGGAAAGTTTTTCTGGTGACTTTTGGGACCGTTTTCTTGGCAGAGATGGGGGACAAGACACAGCTTGCAGCTTTGAGCATGACGGCTGAGACCGGCTCGCCTTTGGCCGTGGCCGCCGGGGCATGTCTGGCTTTGGTTGTGGCTACGCTCATGGGTGTGGCCTTGGGAGGAGTGCTCAGCCATTTCATTGCTCCCCATGTTTTGAAGAAGGCCGCTGCCGTGGCCTTCATACTCATAGGGCTGATCATGCTTTGGGGCCGGTGGTAG
- a CDS encoding pyridoxamine 5'-phosphate oxidase family protein has product MDPRIMQVIQSQRLCVLATSSPEGPYCSLMGYLWEEHANEFYIVTDSASKKFLNLMQDPRVSLLLDTRTRGSQTEKNPILALTVQGTAQPLPRDGLEDGIRKKMVEINPQLARLIQKPNTVVVRIRPSSFLFLEGVENAYFEELE; this is encoded by the coding sequence TTGGATCCGAGAATAATGCAGGTAATACAATCTCAAAGACTTTGTGTGCTTGCCACATCATCCCCTGAGGGGCCCTACTGTTCTCTTATGGGGTACCTCTGGGAGGAGCATGCAAATGAGTTCTACATTGTCACAGATTCTGCCAGCAAGAAATTCTTGAATTTGATGCAAGACCCCAGAGTGAGTCTCTTGTTGGACACCCGCACAAGAGGGTCTCAGACTGAGAAGAATCCCATTCTGGCCCTGACCGTGCAGGGGACGGCTCAACCCTTACCAAGAGACGGTCTTGAGGATGGGATCCGAAAAAAAATGGTGGAGATCAATCCCCAATTGGCCCGCCTGATCCAGAAGCCCAATACAGTGGTGGTGCGCATCCGACCCAGCTCTTTCTTGTTTTTAGAAGGAGTGGAGAATGCTTACTTCGAGGAGCTGGAATGA
- a CDS encoding DUF523 and DUF1722 domain-containing protein → MGDENSKKIRVGVSACLLGHKVRYDGGHKLDKYIRDTLGQYLEFVPVCPEVECGLGVPREAMRLVGNPESPRLMTVRTGRDLTDQMLAWAQKRLEELQSLGLCGFIFKGGSPSSGLERVKVYTPTGMPSQRGMGLFAKAFVERFPLVPVEEDGRLHDPGLRENFIERLFVMKRWKQFRDLDGSASALVEFHTTHKLLILSHSPKHHSQMGKLVAQVGKGSLSQLIEQYERLLLDSLRLRATRAKHCNVLEHMLGYFKKELSSEEKQEMLELLSSYREGLLPLIVPVTLMNHYVRKYKQPYLSRQVYLRPHPLELQLRNHV, encoded by the coding sequence ATGGGGGATGAGAACAGCAAAAAGATAAGAGTAGGAGTCAGTGCCTGCCTCTTGGGGCACAAGGTGCGTTACGACGGGGGCCACAAGTTGGACAAATATATCCGCGATACTCTGGGTCAGTACTTGGAGTTCGTACCGGTGTGCCCAGAGGTGGAATGCGGTTTGGGAGTCCCCAGGGAGGCCATGCGCCTGGTGGGAAACCCTGAATCCCCAAGACTTATGACGGTTCGCACAGGTCGCGATCTAACAGACCAGATGCTGGCATGGGCCCAAAAGCGATTGGAGGAGTTACAAAGCCTTGGGCTTTGCGGTTTCATTTTCAAGGGGGGGTCTCCCTCCAGCGGATTGGAAAGGGTGAAGGTATACACCCCAACTGGAATGCCCTCTCAAAGAGGCATGGGGCTATTTGCCAAGGCCTTTGTGGAGCGTTTCCCCCTTGTGCCAGTTGAAGAAGACGGCAGGCTTCATGATCCAGGCTTAAGAGAGAATTTCATAGAGAGGCTTTTTGTGATGAAAAGGTGGAAACAATTCAGGGATCTGGATGGATCAGCATCAGCCCTGGTGGAATTCCACACCACTCATAAGCTATTGATATTGTCCCACAGCCCCAAACACCACAGCCAGATGGGCAAGCTTGTGGCCCAAGTTGGAAAGGGCTCTTTGTCTCAACTCATAGAGCAATACGAGAGACTTCTCCTGGATTCCTTGAGGCTCAGAGCGACTCGGGCCAAACATTGTAATGTGCTTGAGCACATGCTGGGCTATTTCAAAAAAGAACTATCGAGTGAGGAAAAGCAAGAAATGTTGGAACTCTTGAGCAGCTATCGTGAAGGTCTGCTTCCCCTCATAGTGCCCGTAACCCTCATGAACCACTATGTGAGAAAGTACAAACAGCCCTATCTAAGCCGCCAGGTATATCTAAGGCCTCATCCCTTGGAATTGCAGCTAAGAAACCACGTCTAA
- a CDS encoding methyltransferase domain-containing protein has product MLPQTQSKEEFYRLFGPDAFSRADESDDSLFYSEDRFVEHLDSLALETVEQLIGQLIVEENPVILDLMAGWDSHIPPKITPAKVVGLGLNANELSRNSILTERVIHDLNGDARLPFEDKSFDVVLNTVSVDYMTRPLEVFREVGRILRPGGLFLVIFSNRMFPQKVIRLWRAASEEERLMYVEDLFHYSGCFHEPNTFVSKGKPRPAHDKYAHLGIPSDPIYAVYAERSGGRAKPSLRPKPTLVNTSLPEQGELQERMQSVQRTLRCPYCQEPLRKWAVPQNPFTEWDTDFMYVCFNDACPYLVRGWQVMGEQGNRGMSYRCMFNPVNNRCMPIPVPSLQALKDGILE; this is encoded by the coding sequence ATGTTGCCACAAACACAGAGCAAGGAGGAGTTCTATAGACTTTTCGGTCCAGATGCGTTTTCCCGGGCTGATGAAAGCGATGACAGCCTTTTTTATTCCGAGGATAGATTCGTGGAGCACCTGGACAGCCTGGCCTTGGAGACGGTGGAGCAATTGATAGGGCAGCTCATTGTGGAAGAAAATCCTGTCATCTTGGATCTCATGGCAGGATGGGATTCACATATTCCTCCCAAGATAACGCCGGCAAAGGTTGTGGGCTTGGGACTCAACGCCAATGAACTTTCAAGAAATTCTATTCTGACAGAAAGAGTCATTCATGATCTCAATGGGGATGCCAGGCTGCCCTTTGAAGACAAGTCCTTTGATGTGGTGCTTAACACTGTTTCAGTGGATTATATGACCCGACCCTTGGAAGTTTTTAGGGAAGTGGGAAGGATTCTCCGCCCTGGAGGGCTTTTTCTGGTCATATTTTCCAACAGGATGTTTCCTCAGAAGGTGATCCGTTTGTGGCGGGCAGCCAGCGAGGAAGAGCGTCTCATGTACGTGGAAGACCTCTTTCATTACTCTGGCTGCTTCCATGAGCCCAATACATTTGTTTCCAAAGGTAAGCCAAGACCTGCCCATGACAAATACGCCCATTTGGGTATTCCCAGTGATCCAATTTATGCTGTTTACGCAGAAAGATCAGGGGGGCGTGCAAAGCCATCTCTGAGGCCGAAACCCACCCTGGTGAACACTTCTCTGCCAGAGCAAGGGGAACTGCAAGAAAGGATGCAGAGTGTGCAGCGGACATTACGCTGCCCATACTGCCAGGAGCCTTTGCGGAAGTGGGCCGTGCCCCAAAATCCCTTCACCGAATGGGACACGGATTTCATGTATGTTTGCTTCAACGATGCCTGCCCTTACCTGGTAAGGGGGTGGCAAGTGATGGGTGAACAGGGCAATCGAGGTATGTCCTACAGGTGCATGTTCAATCCGGTAAATAATCGCTGTATGCCCATACCTGTCCCATCTCTCCAGGCTTTGAAGGATGGCATCCTGGAGTAA
- a CDS encoding HEPN domain-containing protein, which translates to MDEQQLNRHWLYSSDVDFQAMDTLFARGHHVWALVAARAAIEKLLRACCVMARVEDPLQEKDLLELARLAGVDLPDEQRSLLVDMESFRVMPKSPKEETLLYRKANRKFTEAYINRAVELRQRLVKLIKG; encoded by the coding sequence ATGGACGAGCAACAGCTCAACAGGCATTGGCTTTACTCCTCTGACGTGGATTTCCAGGCCATGGACACTCTTTTTGCAAGGGGCCATCACGTGTGGGCCTTGGTGGCTGCCAGAGCTGCCATTGAAAAGCTCTTGAGGGCCTGCTGCGTCATGGCACGGGTGGAAGATCCCCTCCAGGAAAAGGATTTGCTGGAGCTGGCCCGACTGGCCGGGGTGGATCTGCCTGATGAGCAAAGATCCCTTCTGGTGGATATGGAATCCTTCCGAGTGATGCCCAAGAGTCCCAAGGAAGAGACGCTCCTCTATCGCAAAGCCAACCGAAAGTTCACCGAAGCATACATAAACAGGGCCGTGGAGCTAAGACAAAGGCTTGTCAAGCTCATTAAGGGCTGA
- the alr gene encoding alanine racemase, which translates to MDSHVECMLPPEARPTWVEVDLEAIAHNIRLIKEKVGPHRSIMAIVKADAYGHGAKAVAGMALRAGADHLGVAFPEEGAELRDARITAPIVVLGPLLPQQVSMALEKDLAISISHMDLAKALDQEARRRGLIGRVHVKVDTGMGRLGVPGDQAPAFLRQLNTLRHIRIEGLYTHFATAENPDSRFTREQLERFLEIDRKARESGIKIPFRHAANSAGLLSLEQSCLDLVRPGIILYGCLPNPSMPNTLPLRAALAWKTRVTHLKDLNPGQSISYGRTFVAQEAMKVAVLPLGYADGLPRNLSNRGQVLVRGRRAPIVGMICMDMTIIDVTGIQGVQLGDEVVLVGRQGSEQIRAEELAQWAETVCYEIFCRLGKRVPRVYLQGHHS; encoded by the coding sequence ATGGACAGTCACGTTGAGTGCATGCTACCCCCTGAAGCCAGGCCCACCTGGGTCGAGGTGGATTTGGAGGCCATAGCTCACAACATTAGGCTCATCAAAGAGAAGGTAGGGCCACACAGATCCATAATGGCCATCGTGAAAGCGGATGCTTACGGCCATGGAGCAAAGGCCGTGGCCGGCATGGCCTTGCGAGCCGGGGCGGATCATCTGGGGGTGGCTTTCCCCGAAGAAGGGGCTGAGCTCAGGGATGCACGGATCACGGCTCCCATAGTTGTACTGGGGCCTTTGCTCCCCCAGCAGGTTAGCATGGCCCTGGAAAAAGATCTGGCCATATCCATCTCCCACATGGACTTGGCCAAGGCCCTGGACCAGGAGGCCAGACGCAGGGGCCTTATTGGAAGGGTCCATGTAAAGGTGGACACAGGCATGGGCCGTCTGGGGGTGCCGGGGGATCAGGCTCCAGCCTTTTTGAGGCAACTCAACACCCTCAGGCACATCAGGATAGAGGGTCTTTACACTCATTTCGCCACTGCAGAGAATCCAGACTCCCGTTTCACTAGGGAGCAGTTGGAAAGATTTTTGGAGATAGACCGAAAAGCCAGGGAAAGTGGGATCAAGATACCCTTTCGGCACGCAGCCAACAGCGCCGGGCTCCTCAGCTTGGAGCAGAGCTGCCTGGACCTTGTAAGGCCTGGAATAATCTTGTACGGTTGCCTTCCTAACCCCAGCATGCCAAATACTCTTCCCCTCAGAGCAGCCTTGGCCTGGAAAACCAGGGTAACCCATCTCAAAGACCTGAATCCAGGGCAGTCCATATCTTATGGCCGCACCTTTGTGGCCCAAGAGGCCATGAAGGTGGCTGTTTTGCCCTTGGGTTACGCCGATGGGCTACCCAGAAACCTTAGCAACAGGGGGCAGGTATTGGTCAGGGGACGTCGAGCTCCCATCGTGGGCATGATTTGCATGGACATGACCATAATCGATGTCACGGGCATCCAGGGAGTGCAACTGGGAGACGAGGTTGTTTTGGTGGGCAGACAGGGCAGCGAGCAGATTCGCGCTGAAGAACTTGCCCAGTGGGCCGAAACCGTCTGCTATGAGATCTTTTGCCGGCTTGGCAAGAGGGTGCCGAGGGTTTACCTGCAAGGACACCATTCATGA
- a CDS encoding D-alanine--D-alanine ligase, with amino-acid sequence MTKEELMEKNVGVLMGGLSAERQVSLQTGEAVLKALKQKGYRVVALELGANMAQQIVEAGIEVAFVALHGRWGEDGVIQGLLEAMGIPYTGSGVLASALGMDKVRSRWIFQHHGLPVPPYKVLNREEADSWVPEEHGMDFPMVVKPSREGSSVGVHIVREKSFLQGALADALSFGPTVIVERYIAGREIQVGILDDLPLGAIEIRPKSEFYDYKAKYTDGLAEHLFPAPISPSQYAEALEISLAAHKALGCQGGTRVDLRLEDGGGFYILEVNTLPGMTPLSLLPEIARGVGIDFPELCERILLGASLKA; translated from the coding sequence ATGACCAAAGAAGAACTAATGGAAAAGAATGTGGGGGTCTTGATGGGAGGTCTTTCTGCTGAACGCCAGGTGTCGCTTCAGACCGGTGAGGCCGTCTTGAAAGCCCTCAAGCAGAAGGGATACAGGGTCGTGGCTCTGGAGCTGGGGGCCAACATGGCACAACAGATAGTGGAGGCCGGCATTGAGGTGGCCTTTGTGGCGCTCCATGGCCGATGGGGGGAAGACGGGGTCATCCAGGGTCTCTTGGAAGCCATGGGCATTCCTTATACAGGATCAGGGGTCCTGGCCAGCGCTTTGGGCATGGACAAGGTACGCTCCCGATGGATCTTCCAACACCATGGGTTGCCTGTGCCTCCTTACAAGGTGCTGAACCGAGAGGAGGCAGACTCGTGGGTGCCTGAGGAGCATGGAATGGATTTTCCCATGGTGGTTAAACCATCCAGGGAAGGCTCCAGCGTAGGGGTTCACATCGTGAGGGAGAAGAGCTTCCTGCAAGGGGCTCTTGCCGATGCCCTGAGTTTCGGCCCCACGGTGATCGTGGAGAGGTACATAGCTGGACGTGAAATACAGGTGGGAATCCTGGATGATTTACCTTTAGGGGCAATAGAGATAAGGCCCAAGTCAGAGTTCTATGACTACAAGGCCAAGTATACTGATGGCCTTGCCGAGCACCTTTTTCCTGCCCCGATTTCTCCCTCACAGTATGCAGAGGCATTGGAGATCTCTTTGGCCGCACACAAGGCTCTGGGCTGTCAAGGGGGTACTCGTGTTGACCTCAGGCTAGAGGATGGTGGTGGATTCTACATACTGGAAGTCAACACCCTTCCGGGAATGACTCCTTTGAGCCTTTTGCCAGAAATTGCCCGTGGGGTGGGGATAGATTTTCCTGAGCTTTGTGAGCGCATATTGCTGGGAGCCTCTCTCAAGGCATAG